In Mercenaria mercenaria strain notata chromosome 13, MADL_Memer_1, whole genome shotgun sequence, a single window of DNA contains:
- the LOC123530398 gene encoding serine-rich adhesin for platelets-like, whose amino-acid sequence MDENVGLNMKVNAAVSSILVDMEGVISTRDPCVAYTVLDSTNRQHTVRENNGVCDNNLVEGWYKFEIEGRPAEIPLVCLQNNVCGTQLPLRIDLEGNAMPTPGEILETYACTSYDVLGKWDCCVLRQPVKIANCNDFYIYHLRPTDRCPVAYCAQEIGVNPSDEVTIKRGDVPNQSSTTTTANSMSTTSDSNLTETTAGTSEYRNTTTVPDSSSVFAADTGQNMTENVTTESTVSNTTLESSTDRVATSPSEIMATTLSTDVSAADNTTDTLTTDIGGVVSTAGDNNVTASTADMAESTTINMTTNEQTTMIAETVDLTTKDINGSSTENTTVNTTQSTTVNLECENWTQMLCNDGRTTCYLSPVNNETFIVCADDSGCGALCDDVPDCTDGSDENNADLCPSNPVCLEGQELCSDGSACYNRCDGHITCDNSTAGEDENGCFTTSTLSPATTNITFTSENRTINVSTPSDNVTSSAVTQSTLLVSVSTEGQTENETTAQLPASTSQTSFSATTAVQNTTASENVSLTTTDSSETTDGMTTDSSETTDGMTTDSSATTYGNGTESSVITEGITTESSITNDSHAESATASQSTVTGLTTSVNVRESSTAFIGSTDANITTVIATTQSDTVSTQSESESSTEILTTRISTTDSSKSNVSTTTVSELTESSIPTTLSSAVDDTLVGELSTVASSISTDAQTTQSTESLQQTTVIPDELSHSSSQTTELTTGSTLVTTEDGVDTSPVSASLSPDTSDTVVISKAESTVSTSRVTSHVQTTESTTSDVRTATHSVLKTSSDGDATILPDHRNTSDEFSPVTGPQPTSTADNQTDHTMYATKEKKSLFYENFGLFVFLIVAGAVIVGVCLFGIIGYRYQRRLRTWNPTMAYQDAYGDLEKTTLSFGHDKHGIDSPIPDFDILRDEKKFEETSLSQASTLALGPTPGRTDPPFDDTYNEAFPDKMTNGKPSNGTSQQDNEVSYVTNGHTNEGFVADDNADGVVPIDDLDTSAPRSLFPWIENAADTKL is encoded by the exons ATGGATGAAAATGTAGGCCTAAACATGAAAGTGAACGCGGCTGTGTCATCAATATTAGTTGACATGGAGGGTGTGATTTCGACAAGAG ATCCATGCGTAGCATATACTGTACTAGACTCAACCAACAGACAACACACAGTACGGGAAAACAACGGCGTCTGCGACAATAATTTAGTAGAAGGCTGGTACAAATTTGAGATTGAGGGAAGACCTGCAGAAATACCGCTGGTTTGTCTACAG AACAATGTCTGTGGTACTCAGTTGCCTTTAAGAATTGATCTCGAAGGGAATGCTATGCCAACACCGGGTGAGATATTGGAGACGTACGCGTGCACGTCATACGACGTTCTTGGCAAATGGGACTGTTGCGTGTTGCGTCAGCCTGTAAAGATAGCGAACTGTAATGATTTTTATATCTACCATCTCAGACCAACTGACAGATGTCCGGTTGCTTACTGTGCGCaag AAATAGGTGTAAACCCGTCTGATGAGGTGACTATAAAACGAGGTGACGTTCCTAACCAAAGCagtacaacaacaacagcaaatagtATGTCAACCACTTCCGATAGTAACCTTACAGAAACAACAGCTGGTACATCTGAGTATAGAAACACCACTACCGTGCCAGATTCTTCAAGTGTGTTTGCTGCAGACACAGGACAAAATATGACGGAAAATGTTACAACAGAATCAACAGTATCAAACACCACGCTTGAAAGCTCAACTGACAGAGTTGCAACGTCGCCATCAGAAATTATGGCAACTACTTTAAGTACCGATGTTAGTGCAGCAGACAACACCACTGACACCTTAACAACAGACATAGGTGGAGTTGTGTCAACAGCTGGAGATAATAACGTTACAGCGTCAACAGCAGATATGGCAGAGAGCACAACGATAAATATGACAACTAATGAGCAGACGACAATGATTGCAGAGACGGTAGATCTGACAACAAAAGATATTAATGGTTCTAGTACAGAAAACACTACTGTTAACACAACTCAAAGCACAA CTGTAAATTTAGAATGTGAGAACTGGACGCAAATGCTTTGCAATGATGGAAGAACTACCTGTTACTTATCGCCGGTGAATAATGAAACTTTTATAGTTTGTGCAGACGACAGCGGGTGTGGCGCCCTCTGTGACGATGTTCCGGATTGCACGGACGGATCCGATGAAAATAACGCAGACCTTTGTC CGAGTAATCCAGTATGTCTGGAGGGCCAAGAACTATGTTCAGATGGAAGTGCTTGTTATAATCGTTGCGATGGACACATTACTTGTGATAACTCGACAGCAGGAGAAGATGAGAATGGTTGTTTCA CTACATCAACTCTATCTCCTGCTACAACTAACATAACATTCACATCTGAGAACAGAACCATAAATGTCTCAACACCATCGGATAATGTTACTTCTTCAGCAGTGACACAATCAACACTCCTTGTGTCTGTAAGTACAGAAGGccaaacagaaaatgaaacaacCGCACAGCTACCTGCTTCCACATCTCAGACTTCTTTCTCTGCAACAACTGCCGTCCAAAATACAACAGCTTCCGAAAATGTATCTCTTACTACAACTGATTCTTCTGAGACCACAGATGGTATGACAACTGATTCTTCTGAGACCACAGATGGTATGACAACTGATTCGTCTGCTACCACATATGGTAATGGAACTGAATCTTCTGTCATCACGGAAGGTATAACTACTGAATCTTCTATAACCAATGACAGTCATGCTGAAAGTGCAACAGCCTCACAAAGCACTGTTACCGGTTTAACAACATCTGTAAACGTCCGAGAAAGTTCAACGGCTTTTATTGGATCTACAGACGCAAATATTACAACGGTTATTGCGACTACTCAGTCAGATACTGTTTCCACTCAGTCAGAAAGTGAATCATCCACAGAAATATTAACAACAAGAATTTCTACAACCGATTCCAGCAAATCTAATGTATCAACCACTACTGTTTCAGAACTAACCGAATCTAGCATTCCCACAACCTTGTCCTCTGCAGTTGACGACACTTTAGTAGGTGAACTATCCACTGTAGCTTCATCGATTTCAACAGATGCTCAAACAACGCAGTCAACGGAAAGCCTTCAACAGACTACAGTAATACCAGATGAATTATCGCACAGCAGTAGTCAAACTACAGAATTGACGACTGGATCTACTTTGGTAACTACAGAAGATGGTGTTGATACAAGTCCAGTTTCTGCCAGTTTATCTCCAGACACATCAGATACAGTAGTAATTTCTAAAGCGGAATCGACTGTAAGTACGAGTCGGGTCACCAGTCATGTACAAACGACAGAGTCCACTACAAGTGATGTTAGAACGGCTACACATAGTGTACTTAAAACTTCTTCAGATGGAGACGCCACAATATTGCCAGATCACAGAAACACGTCTGATGAATTCTCACCAGTGACTGGTCCCCAGCCTACTTCAACAGCGGATAACCAGACTGATCACACTATGTATGCAACAAAggaaaagaaaagtttattttatgAGAACTTTGGACTGTTTGTTTTCCTGATTGTTGCCGGGGCTGTCATTGTTGGGGTCTGCTTGTTTGGTATCATTGGCTACAGGTACCAGCGAAGGTTACGAACATGGAACCCAACTATGGCTTATCAGGATGCATATGGAgatttg GAAAAGACAACGCTTTCATTTGGACATGATAAACATGGCATCGATAGTCCAATACCCGACTTTGACATTTTACGTGACGAAAAG AAGTTTGAAGAGACATCACTTTCCCAGGCAAGCACGTTGGCACTAGGCCCCACCCCCGGACGGACAGATCCTCCATTTGATGACACCTATAATGAGGCGTTTCCTGACAAGATGACCAACGGGAAACCCAGTAATGGAACGTCACAACAAGACAATGAAGTGTCTTATGTAACTAATGGACATACAAATGAAGGTTTTGTAGCAGACGACAATGCGGATGGGGTAGTTCCTATTGATGATTTAGACACATCTGCACCTAGGTCGTTGTTTCCTTGGATAGAAAATGCAGCAGACACGAAGTTATAA